In Vigna unguiculata cultivar IT97K-499-35 chromosome 3, ASM411807v1, whole genome shotgun sequence, a single genomic region encodes these proteins:
- the LOC114179063 gene encoding protein NEN1-like, with the protein MGSTAEDRSEIVFFDVETSVPTRTGQGFAILEFGAILVCPKTLTELRNYSTLIRPADLSVISPLSQRCNGITADAVATAPTFADIAHLVYDLLHGRIWAGHNIIRFDCVRIRDAFAEINQPPPEPKGTIDSLVLLTQKFGRRAGDMKMATLATYFGLGRQTHRSLDDVRMNLEVLKYCATVLFLESSLPDIFTANSWVSPNTMTRSRSNGKSPSQGALSNINEGSVLSSPAVESKDKSHPIISLAMSGPKGDALNNADPNIVQSDPFNLSALEEEIKREPIKSDVSMVEKPMQESPDWASSSSVFQPCSTSILVLEPDGICVPSIDASLVPSFQGSQRIELLHEGFPFQLHCTDLKVRFGISTKFFDTAGRPRLNFVVDSSPSLCNVLDACDHVAQKLTVDSGSSSDWRPVVIRKEGFFNYPTVRLHIPTAVVADVAFYATEIYQKESSGAVQRLLFSKFDAAELGSLFMPGTFVDAFFSLDPYDYQQNAGIKLVAKKLIIHCK; encoded by the exons ATGGGTTCTACCGCTGAAGACCGATCAGAGATTGTGTTCTTCGACGTGGAGACCAGCGTTCCCACTCGAACAGGCCAGGGTTTTGCCATTCTCGAATTCGGAGCCATTTTGGTTTGCCCCAAGACGCTCACGGAGCTCCGAAACTACTCAACTCTCATCCGACCCGCCGATCTCTCCGTCATCTCCCCCTTGTCCCAGCGCTGCAATGGCATCACCGCCGACGCCGTCGCCACCGCGCCGACTTTTGCCGACATTGCTCACCTCGTCTACGACCTTCTTCATG GGAGGATTTGGGCGGGTCATAATATCATAAGGTTTGACTGTGTTCGGATTAGAGATGCTTTTGCTGAGATTAATCAGCCGCCACCTGAACCTAAGGGAACCATTGACTCTCTAGTTTTGTTGACTCAGAAGTTTGGAAGAAGAGCTGGTGACATGAAG ATGGCTACTCTTGCTACTTATTTTGGACTTGGACGCCAGACACATAG GAGCTTAGATGATGTTCGGATGAATCTTGAAGTCCTCAAATACTGTGCAACTGTTCTATTCTTG GAGTCAAGTCTCCCGGATATATTCACTGCAAACAGTTGGGTTTCACCGAATACTATGACAAGAAGCCGCAGTAACGGGAAATCTCCATCACAGGGGGCCTTATCAAACATTAATGAGGGTTCTGTATTATCATCTCCTGCTGTTGAATCCAAAGACAAAAGTCATCCTATAATTTCTTTAGCAATGAGCGGCCCAAAAGGGGATGCCCTTAATAATGCAGATCCTAATATAGTTCAATCGGATCCTTTTAATTTGAGTGCTCTGGAGgaagaaataaagagagaaCCCATTAAGTCAGATGTTTCCATGGTGGAAAAACCCATGCAAGAGTCACCTGATTGGGCTTCCTCGTCTTCTGTGTTTCAGCCTTGCAGCACCTCTATTCTTGTTTTAGAACCTGATGGAATATGTGTGCCTTCTATTGATGCAtctcttgttccatcttttcaaGGCAGTCAGAGAATAGAATTACTGCATGAAGGTTTCCCATTCCAACTTCATTGTACTGATTTGAAAGTGCGGTTTGGAATAAGCACAAAGTTTTTTGATACTGCTGGCCGGCCACGATTGAATTTTGTGGTTGATTCATCACCAAGTCTATGTAATGTTCTTGATGCATGTGACCACGTTGCTCAGAAGTTGACAGTGGATTCTGGCAGCAGCTCTGATTGGAGGCCTGTTGTCATTAGAAAAGAAGGTTTCTTCAACTATCCTACTGTCAGATTGCA CATACCTACAGCAGTAGTCGCAGACGTTGCCTTTTATGCCACAGAAATATACCAGAAAGAGTCTTCTGGAGCAGTGCAAAGACTTCTCTTCAGTAAGTTTGATGCTGCAGAACTTGGTTCCTTGTTCATGCCTGGGACATTTGTTGATGCCTTCTTCTCTTTAGATCCCTATGACTATCAGCAGAATGCAGGGATTAAATTAGTTGCCAAAAAATTGATCATTCATTGCAAATAG
- the LOC114177137 gene encoding NEP1-interacting protein-like 2 isoform X1, producing the protein METEIIQGPWGFRSLPKFILCTISGALTVCFAIAGAMTGAIAGALAAKATRSGLLRGVSLGAIAGSILSVEVLEASRAYWCMEQTGSRGASSMADFIEELVRGRLVEESLTPAILTAYNLQFEQVGIANAGYDEIHDVHGLVAPRGLSGDSLKRLPHHMISKDMKAENTCTICLQDIEVGEIARSLPRCHHTFHLICVDKWLVKNDSCPVCRQNV; encoded by the exons ATGGAAACTGAAATAATCCAGGGACCTTGGGGATTTCGCTCTTTGCCCAAATTCATATTGTGCACCATTTCTGGGGCCCTCACCGTGTGTTTTGCCATTg CTGGTGCCATGACAGGAGCTATAGCTGGTGCTTTAGCAGCTAAGGCTACAAGAAGCGGTCTTCTCCGGGGAGTTTCTTTGGGTGCCATTGCCGGGTCTATACTCTCAGTGGAGGTGTTGGAAGCTTCCCGTGCATACTGGTGTATGGAACAAACTGGCTCACGGGGAGCATCATCTATG GCAGATTTCATAGAAGAACTTGTTCGGGGGAGGCTTGTTGAGGAATCCCTTACACCTGCCATTTTAACTGCCTACAATTTACAG TTTGAGCAGGTTGGCATCGCGAATGCAGGCTATGATGAGATTCATGATGTTCATGGCTTAGTGGCACCCAGAGGATTGTCAGGAGATTCACTGAAGAGGTTACCGCACCATATGATCTCAAAGGATATGAAGGCAGAAAATACTTGTACAATATGTTTGCAG GATATTGAAGTTGGCGAAATTGCAAGAAGCTTACCACGCTGTCACCATACATTTCACTTGATATGTGTGGACAAATGGCTTGTCAAGAATGATTCCTGTCCTGTCTGCAGACAGAATGTGTAA
- the LOC114175528 gene encoding pentatricopeptide repeat-containing protein At5g66520-like, producing the protein MLIKGSVPAKGKRVVQEHLLFLLENCNSVNALIQIHTQVLLNGLSHKNIIVAKLLSFYIASGHLRHAHHLFAKMDNPTTTVWNHVIRGYARSHMPWKSMQCYSHMLSAEAQPDGFTYSSLLSACARGGLEKEGEQLHATVLVKGYCSNVFVDTSLINFYTRRDSVQRARHVFDDMAERSVVSWNSILAGYVRCGDFDGAMRVFDMMPCRNVVSWTTMVSGCAQNGKCRQALLLFGEMRRARVELDQVALVAALSACAELGDLKLGRWIHWYVQQWFVSRNKQPSVRLNNALIHMYASCGIIREAHKVFVKMPWKSTVSWTSMIMAFAKQGLGKEALDVFKTMLSDGVGVNGVSPDEITFIGVLCACSHAGFVDEGRQIFASMKHTWGLNPRIEHYGCMVDLLSRAGFLDEARGLIETMPLKPNDALWGALLGGCHIHKNSDLASQVEKNLVPELSVDQAAGYLVLLSNIYAFGQRWQDVITVRQKMIEMGVKKPPGRSWIQINGAVHNFVAGDMTHKHSYFIYEILYDVTKQANLEGYESEINVFLDVEL; encoded by the coding sequence ATGTTGATCAAAGGCTCAGTTCCTGCAAAGGGCAAAAGAGTTGTTCAAGAGCACTTGTTGTTCCTATTAGAGAACTGCAACAGCGTAAACGCCCTCATTCAAATTCACACACAAGTACTTCTCAATGGTCTCTCTCACAAGAACATTATCGTCGCCAAGCTTCTCTCCTTCTACATTGCCTCTGGCCATCTCCGACATGCCCACCACCTTTTCGCCAAAATGGACAACCCAACAACCACCGTTTGGAACCACGTCATCAGAGGTTACGCCCGCAGCCACATGCCTTGGAAATCGATGCAATGTTACAGCCACATGCTCTCTGCTGAGGCTCAGCCGGATGGGTTCACGTACTCGTCTCTCCTCAGTGCATGTGCGCGAGGTGGGTTGGAGAAAGAAGGGGAACAGCTGCATGCCACGGTTTTGGTAAAAGGGTATTGCTCCAATGTCTTTGTGGACACAAGTTTGATCAATTTCTATACGAGGCGTGATTCCGTCCAGCGAGCGCGCCATGTGTTTGACGATATGGCCGAGAGAAGTGTTGTTAGCTGGAATTCTATACTTGCTGGGTATGTCAGGTGTGGCGATTTTGATGGGGCTATGAGGGTTTTTGACATGATGCCATGTAGGAATGTTGTGTCTTGGACCACCATGGTTTCTGGGTGTGCTCAGAATGGGAAGTGCAGGCAGGCTTTGTTGTTGTTTGGTGAGATGAGGAGGGCACGTGTGGAATTGGATCAGGTGGCATTGGTGGCGGCTTTGTCTGCTTGTGCTGAATTAGGGGATCTGAAGTTGGGAAGATGGATCCATTGGTATGTTCAACAGTGGTTTGTTTCTAGGAACAAGCAACCGTCAGTGCGCTTGAACAATGCACTCATACACATGTATGCTAGTTGTGGAATCATTCGTGAAGCTCATAAAGTGTTTGTCAAGATGCCTTGGAAAAGCACTGTGTCTTGGACTAGCATGATCATGGCTTTTGCGAAACAGGGACTGGGGAAGGAAGCCCTTGATGTGTTTAAAACTATGCTTAGTGACGGTGTGGGAGTAAATGGAGTGAGTCCTGATGAAATAACCTTCATCGGAGTTCTTTGTGCTTGTAGCCATGCAGGGTTTGTGGATGAAGGACGTCAAATTTTTGCATCCATGAAGCATACTTGGGGACTCAACCCGAGGATTGAACACTATGGATGCATGGTTGATCTGTTGAGCCGTGCTGGATTCTTAGATGAAGCACGTGGACTAATTGAAACTATGCCCTTAAAGCCTAATGATGCCCtttggggtgcccttcttggtgGTTGTCATATTCACAAGAATTCAGATCTAGCATCACAAGTGGAAAAGAATTTAGTACCCGAGCTCAGCGTTGATCAAGCTGCAGGCTATCTTGTGCTTTTGTCAAACATATATGCCTTTGGTCAAAGGTGGCAGGATGTCATTACAGTGAGACAGAAAATGATCGAGATGGGTGTGAAAAAGCCTCCAGGCAGAAGTTGGATCCAAATTAATGGAGCTGTCCATAATTTTGTTGCAGGTGACATGACTCATAAGCATTCATATTTTATCTATGAAATCCTGTATGATGTCACAAAGCAAGCCAATTTGGAAGGCTATGAATCAGAGATAAATGTTTTCTTGGATGTTGAATTGTAA
- the LOC114177136 gene encoding ribulose-phosphate 3-epimerase, chloroplastic, whose translation MAATSSLCSSTLQSQINGLHLHKVTLFHPPSLTFSRRKISTIVKASSRVDKFSKSDIIVSPSILSANFSKLGEQVKAVELAGCDWIHVDVMDGRFVPNITIGPLVVDALRPVTDLPLDVHLMIVEPEQRVPDFIKAGADIVSVHCEQSSTIHLHRTVNQVKSLGAKAGVVLNPGTPLSAIEYVLDVVDLVLIMSVNPGFGGQSFIESQVKKISDLRRLCAEKGVNPWIEVDGGVGPGNAYKVIEAGANALVAGSAVFGAKDYAEAIKGIKTSKRPEAVAV comes from the exons ATGGCTGCAACTTCTTCCTTGTGTTCATCCACCCTCCAATCCCAAATCAATGGTCTCCACCTTCACAAAGTCACTCTTTTTCATCCTCCTTCCCTCACTTTCTCCAG GAGGAAAATTTCAACCATCGTGAAGGCTTCATCTCGTGTTGACAAGTTTTCAAAAAGCGATATCATTGTTTCTCCATCCATTCTTTCTGCTAacttttcaaaattgggagAGCAG GTGAAAGCAGTGGAGTTGGCTGGTTGTGATTGGATTCATGTTGATGTAATGGATGGTCGCTTTGTCCCAAATATTACAATTGGACCTCTTGTGGTTGATGCATTGCGCCCTGTGACAGATCTTCCTTTGGATGTGCACCTG aTGATTGTGGAGCCTGAACAAAGGGTGCCAGATTTTATCAAGGCAGGAGCTGATATTGTCAGTGTTCATTGTGAACAATCTTCCACCATCCATTTGCACCGTACAGTTAATCAA GTTAAAAGTCTGGGAGCCAAAGCTGGAGTTGTATTAAACCCTGGAACTCCCTTAAGCGCAATAGAATATGTCCTTGATG TGGTTGATTTGGTCTTAATCATGTCTGTAAACCCGGGCTTTGGTGGCCAGAGTTTTATTGAGAGTCAAGTAAAGAAAATTTCTGATTTGAGAAGACTGTGCGCAGAGAAG GGAGTAAATCCATGGATTGAAGTAGATGGTGGAGTTGGACCAGGAAATGCTTACAAG GTGATTGAGGCTGGAGCCAATGCACTGGTTGCTGGTTCTGCTGTATTTGGAGCTAAAGATTATGCTGAAG CTATAAAAGGAATCAAAACCAGCAAAAGACCTGAAGCAGTTGCTGTGTGA
- the LOC114177137 gene encoding NEP1-interacting protein-like 2 isoform X2 has protein sequence METEIIQGPWGFRSLPKFILCTISGALTVCFAIAGAMTGAIAGALAAKATRSGLLRGVSLGAIAGSILSVEVLEASRAYWCMEQTGSRGASSMADFIEELVRGRLVEESLTPAILTAYNLQVGIANAGYDEIHDVHGLVAPRGLSGDSLKRLPHHMISKDMKAENTCTICLQDIEVGEIARSLPRCHHTFHLICVDKWLVKNDSCPVCRQNV, from the exons ATGGAAACTGAAATAATCCAGGGACCTTGGGGATTTCGCTCTTTGCCCAAATTCATATTGTGCACCATTTCTGGGGCCCTCACCGTGTGTTTTGCCATTg CTGGTGCCATGACAGGAGCTATAGCTGGTGCTTTAGCAGCTAAGGCTACAAGAAGCGGTCTTCTCCGGGGAGTTTCTTTGGGTGCCATTGCCGGGTCTATACTCTCAGTGGAGGTGTTGGAAGCTTCCCGTGCATACTGGTGTATGGAACAAACTGGCTCACGGGGAGCATCATCTATG GCAGATTTCATAGAAGAACTTGTTCGGGGGAGGCTTGTTGAGGAATCCCTTACACCTGCCATTTTAACTGCCTACAATTTACAG GTTGGCATCGCGAATGCAGGCTATGATGAGATTCATGATGTTCATGGCTTAGTGGCACCCAGAGGATTGTCAGGAGATTCACTGAAGAGGTTACCGCACCATATGATCTCAAAGGATATGAAGGCAGAAAATACTTGTACAATATGTTTGCAG GATATTGAAGTTGGCGAAATTGCAAGAAGCTTACCACGCTGTCACCATACATTTCACTTGATATGTGTGGACAAATGGCTTGTCAAGAATGATTCCTGTCCTGTCTGCAGACAGAATGTGTAA
- the LOC114179859 gene encoding galactoside 2-alpha-L-fucosyltransferase-like, which produces MKKFPLSHSDLDSKCAFTFSLMRLMAFFVATFVLCSVIFSVSVVLRDPPSDAALREPSSLTPLFQITQDLDNDTSDSVQLLRDKLHGGLLVDGFDENSCLSRYQSAEYHLKGLSGNPSSYLISRLRKYEAQHKQCGPYTEFYNKTVEQLRSGKFTESSPCKYVVWISFSGLGNRILTLASAFLYALLTNRVLLVDPGVDMADLFCEPFPDTSWFLPADFPLTAQFNSFSQKSDECHGKMLKNKLVVNSNVPSFVYLHIVHDYDDHDKLFFCDEEQHFLQEVPWLVMKTDNYFVPSLFLMPSFEQELNDLFPNKETVFHFLGRYLFHPTNSVWGLVTRYYQAYLAKADERVGIQIRVFDTEPGPFQHVLDQILACTSKHKLLPDVNNQQDATNSSGSPKSKAVLMASLSSGYFEKVRDMYWEYPTVTGEVVGVYQPSHEGYQQTQKQMHNQKAWAEMYLLSLTDVLVTSSWSTFGYVAQGLGGLKPWILYKPENRTAPDPPCRRAMSMEPCFHAPPFYDCKAKRGTDTGELVPYVRHCEDMSWGLKLVDTDTYR; this is translated from the exons ATGAAGAAGTTCCCACTCTCACACTCCGATTTGGACTCTAAATGTGCCTTCACTTTCTCACTCATGCGTTTGATGGCTTTTTTCGTCGCTACTTTCGTTCTCTGCTCTGTTATTTTCTCTGTCTCCGTTGTTCTTCGAGACCCTCCCTCAGATGCGGCACTTCGCGAACCCTCATCACTCACCCCTCTCTTTCAAATCACTCAAG ATTTGGACAATGATACCTCTGATTCTGTTCAGTTGCTTCGAGATAAACTGCACGGTGGCCTTTTAGTTGATGGATTTGATGAAAATTCCTGTCTCAGCAGATACCAATCAGCCGAGTATCATCTCAAAGGGCTGTCGGGAAACCCTTCTTCTTACCTCATTTCTAGGTTAAGAAAATATGAAGCTCAACACAAACAGTGTGGACCTTACACTGAATTCTATAACAAAACAGTGGAACAACTTAGGTCTGGTAAATTTACGGAGTCCTCACCTTGTAAATATGTTGTATGGATTTCATTTAGTGGGTTAGGGAATAGGATATTGACCCTAGCTTCTGCATTTCTTTATGCTCTTCTCACAAACCGTGTTCTGCTGGTTGACCCTGGAGTGGATATGGCTGATCTTTTTTGTGAGCCATTTCCAGATACTTCCTGGTTTCTCCCTGCTGATTTTCCTCTTACCGCTCAGTTTAATAGTTTCAGTCAGAAATCTGATGAATGTCATGGGAAAatgctgaaaaataaattggttGTAAATTCCAATGTTCCTTCTTTTGTCTACCTTCACATAGTCCACGATTATGATGATCATGATAAGCTTTTCTTTTGTGATGAAGAGCAACATTTTCTCCAGGAAGTGCCTTGGTTAGTGATGAAAACAGATAATTACTTTGTCCCATCTCTATTCTTGATGCCATCATTTGAGCAGGAGCTGAATGATCTCTTCCCAAATAAAGAAACAGTTTTCCATTTCTTGGGTAGGTATCTGTTCCACCCCACTAACAGTGTGTGGGGACTTGTTACCAGATACTATCAAGCTTATTTAGCTAAAGCCGATGAAAGAGTGGGGATACAAATTAGAGTGTTTGACACAGAACCCGGTCCATTTCAACATGTATTGGATCAGATCTTAGCTTGTACTTCCAAGCATAAACTTTTGCCTGATGTTAACAATCAGCAGGATGCTACCAATTCATCAGGAAGTCCCAAGTCAAAAGCGGTGTTGATGGCATCCTTAAGCTCTGGTTATTTTGAAAAGGTAAGAGACATGTATTGGGAATACCCTACGGTGACAGGAGAAGTTGTTGGTGTTTACCAGCCGAGCCATGAAGGATATCAACAAACACAGAAGCAGATGCACAACCAAAAAGCTTGGGCAGAAATGTATCTCTTAAGCTTAACTGATGTGTTGGTTACAAGCTcttggtctacttttggctatGTGGCTCAGGGGCTTGGAGGTTTAAAACCATGGATTCTGTACAAACCTGAGAACCGAACAGCCCCAGATCCTCCCTGTCGGCGTGCCATGTCAATGGAGCCATGTTTCCATGCTCCTCCCTTCTATGATTGCAAGGCCAAGAGAGGAACTGACACAGGTGAACTTGTTCCGTATGTGAGGCACTGTGAGGATATGAGCTGGGGCCTTAAGCTTGTAGACACTGATACTTATCGCTAG